In Trifolium pratense cultivar HEN17-A07 linkage group LG7, ARS_RC_1.1, whole genome shotgun sequence, a genomic segment contains:
- the LOC123895682 gene encoding glutamate receptor 2.7-like, with product MKKKGNPISFVYFVICMVTCWCLNDGILAQRNETVVVKVGAVLDISNGPNAAGIIGLSCINMALSDFYHSHSHYKTRIQIILRDSHKDVVTAAAHALDLIKNEEVQAIMGPSTTMEAIFVIQLGDKAQIPIVTFSATSPSLASLQSPYFFQISQIDSAQVKAITSIVLAFGWKQVVPIYIDNSFGEGLIPYLTNVLQQANIKVPYLSAISLSATDDAITQELYKIMTIISTRVFVVHMSTNLGSKLFTLAKKIGMMSQGYVWIVTDSMANLFNSFDFNVKESMEGVLGVRTYIPKTKKLDDFRVRWKRKFISDNPTLVDTNLNIFGIWAYDATIALAMAIEKVGIGNTKFGYNESNTSSNYNIPDFEKFGIAQNGDKLSEALSNTSFNGLSGDFNVIGGKLQASTFEIINMIGDGEKRVGFWTPDKGLTRNLDSKGNMSNNSRYSSSKDDLGSIIWPGDVYSIPKGWEIPTIGKKLKIGVPIKSGDNNYTEFLKVTYDHSTDTTKATGFCIDVFTAVVDILPYDLPYEFVRYAKPDGDEMAGTYDELINQLYYGNFDAVVGDITITADRSNKVDFTMPYTESGVTMVVSMKDSRKKNAWAFLKPLTWDLWVVSACSFVFIGFVVWVLEHRVNNDFRGPPSHQIGTSLWFSFSTMVYAHREKVVSNLARFVVVVWVFVVLILVQSYTASLTSLLTVEQLRPAITDVDQLLKNKMNVGYLKGSFVYGILKNLGFPDSQIITYQSPEECNELFIKGSVNGGIDAAFDEVPYVKHFLGTYSCSKYVMVEPRFKAGGFGYAFPKGSPLVADISRAILNVTQGDKMRTIEKAWFKEAICLDSNKEISSNNNLGLESFWGLFLIAGIASLLALLIFVVTFLYQHKHIWLNNDPNTSIWQRVCILVRIFDQRDSNCHTFKKSENKIKSGNSRHHHDEDDLGPSLGTHCPPSPSSQTESNVSVYGDFSPNREMDVVQITNQEVSSVHCNEINLQAT from the exons ATGAAGAAGAAGGGTAATCCAATTAGCTTTGTTTACTTTGTGATATGCATGGTTACTTGTTGGTGTCTAAATGATGGAATATTGGCACAAAGAAATGAGACAGTGGTAGTGAAAGTTGGAGCTGTACTTGATATTAGCAACGGTCCTAATGCTGCTGGGATAATAGGATTGAGCTGCATCAACATGGCTCTCTCAG ATTTCTATCACTCTCATTCTCATTACAAAACTAGAATCCAAATCATCCTTAGAGATTCTCACAAGGACGTGGTCACTGCTGCTGCACACG CTTTGGATCTCATAAAAAATGAGGAAGTGCAAGCCATAATGGGACCATCAACAACAATGGAAGCAATTTTTGTGATTCAACTAGGAGACAAAGCACAAATACCCATTGTAACCTTTTCAGCAACAAGTCCTTCACTAGCATCACTTCAAAgtccatatttttttcaaatatcacAAATTGATTCAGCTCAAGTTAAAGCAATCACATCAATTGTACTAGCTTTTGGTTGGAAACAAGTTGTCCCAATTTACATAGACAATAGTTTTGGTGAAGGACTCATACCTTATTTAACCAATGTTCTTCAACAAGCCAATATCAAAGTACCTTATCTAAGTGCAATTTCTCTTTCAGCCACAGATGATGCTATCACTCAAGAGCTTTATAAAATAATGACTATTATATCCACTAGAGTATTTGTTGTGCACATGTCAACAAATCTCGGGTCTAAACTTTTTACCTTAGCAAAAAAAATAGGGATGATGAGTCAAGGTTATGTTTGGATAGTAACTGATAGTATGGCTAATTTATTCAATTCATTTGATTTTAATGTGAAGGAATCAATGGAAGGTGTATTGGGTGTTAGGACTTAtattccaaaaacaaaaaagctaGATGATTTTAGAGTTAGATGGAAAAGAAAATTCATTAGTGACAATCCAACACTTGTTGACACAAATTTGAACATTTTTGGAATATGGGCTTATGATGCTACAATTGCATTAGCAATGGCTATTGAGAAAGTTGGAATTGGAAACACCAAATTTGGTTACAATGAGAGCAACACATCAAGCAATTACAACATACCTGATTTTGAAAAGTTTGGTATTGCACAAAATGGTGACAAATTGAGTGAAGCCTTGTCAAACACTAGCTTTAATGGTCTTAGTGGTGATTTCAATGTTATTGGTGGAAAGTTACAAGCATCAACATTTGAGATAATTAATATGATTGGTGATGGGGAGAAGAGGGTTGGATTTTGGACACCAGATAAAGGGTTGACTAGAAATTTGGACTCAAAAGGCAACATGAGCAATAATAGCAGATATTCTAGTTCTAAAGATGATCTTGGATCAATCATATGGCCAGGGGATGTGTACTCTATTCCAAAGGGATGGGAAATTCCTACTATTGGGAAGAAGTTGAAGATAGGTGTTCCAATTAAAAGTGGAGATAATAACTACACTGAGTTCTTGAAAGTAACATATGATCATAGTACCGATACAACAAAAGCCACTGGTTTCTGCATTGATGTCTTCACAGCTGTGGTGGATATTTTGCCTTATGACTTGCCATATGAATTTGTTCGATATGCAAAGCCTGATGGTGATGAGATGGCAGGAACATATGATGAGTTGATCAATCAACTTTATTATGGG AACTTTGACGCGGTAGTGGGGGATATTACAATCACTGCAGATAGATCCAACAAAGTTGATTTCACAATGCCATACACAGAATCTGGTGTGACAATGGTTGTTTCAATGAAAGACAGCAGGAAGAAAAATGCATGGGCTTTTTTGAAGCCACTGACATGGGATCTTTGGGTAGTATCAGCTTGTTCATTTGTATTCATTGGATTTGTTGTATGGGTTCTTGAACATCGAGTAAACAACGACTTCAGAGGACCACCCTCTCATCAGATTGGCACAAGCTTATGGTTTTCCTTCTCAACTATGGTCTATGCTCATA GAGAGAAAGTGGTGAGCAACTTGGCTAGATTTGTTGTGGTTGTATGGGTTTTTGTGGTTTTAATTCTGGTTCAAAGTTACACTGCAAGCTTGACTTCACTTTTAACAGTTGAACAACTAAGGCCAGCTATTACAGATGTTGACCAACTTCTAAAGAATAAGATGAATGTTGGCTATCTCAAAGGTTCTTTTGTTTATGGAATTTTGAAGAACTTGGGTTTTCCAGATTCTCAGATTATTACTTATCAATCACCTGAAGAATGTAATGAGCTTTTCATAAAAGGAAGTGTAAATGGTGGCATTGATGCTGCTTTTGATGAAGTTCCCTATGTTAAGCACTTTCTTGGAACTTATAGTTGTTCAAAGTATGTCATGGTTGAACCAAGATTTAAAGCTGGTGGTTTTGGATAT GCTTTTCCAAAAGGCTCACCTCTTGTGGCTGATATTTCAAGGGCAATCCTAAATGTGACTCAAGGAGACAAAATGAGAACAATTGAGAAGGCATGGTTCAAGGAAGCTATTTGTCTAGATTCTAATAAAGAAATTTCCTCTAATAACAATCTTGGACTTGAAAGCTTTTGGGGACTATTTCTCATTGCAGGGATTGCTTCCCTATTAGCACTCCTAATCTTTGTGGTAACATTTCTATATCAGCACAAACATATATGGTTAAACAATGATCCAAATACTTCAATATGGCAACGAGTTTGCATCTTGGTAAGAATATTTGATCAAAGAGACTCGAACTGTCACACATTcaagaaaagtgaaaataaaattaaaagcgGTAATAGTCGTCATCATCATGATGAAGATGATTTAGGCCCATCTCTAGGTACACATTGTCCTCCTAGTCCATCTAGTCAAACTGAATCAAATGTTTCGGTTTATGGCGACTTTAGTCCAAACAGAGAAATGGATGTTGTACAAATTACTAACCAAGAAGTTTCTTCTGTGCATTGCAATGAAATTAACTTACAAGCAACATGA
- the LOC123895684 gene encoding glutamate receptor 2.7-like → MVKMDNPSIMIFMIITCLVVNMLGGGMAQIRNESSVVVKVGAVLDVSNGTVGIIGLSCINMALSDFYESHSHYKTRIQIIVRDSHKDVVTSAAHALDLIKNEEVQAIIGPITTMEANFVIQIGEKAHIPIVTFSATSPSLASLQSPYFFQISQIDSAQVKVITTIIQAFGWKQVIPIYIDNSFGEGLIPYLTNVLQQANIQVPYLSAISLSATDDAITDELYKIMTTIPTRVFIVHMSPNLGSKLFTLAKKIGMMGEGYVWIVTDSMANLFNSLNLNVWESMEGVIGVRTYIPRTKKLDDFGVRWKRKFISDNPTLVDINLNIFGIWAYDATIALAMAIEKVGIGNTKFGYNESNTLSNYYIPSFEKFGIAQNGEKLSEALSNARFKGLSGDFNVVDGKLQASIFEIINVIGNGEKRVGFWTPNKGLARNLDTKGLISNNSIYSSSKNDLGSIIWPGDIYSIPKGWEIPTIGKKLRIGVPVKKGDNYAEFVKVTYDHNTNKTDATGFCIDVFKAVVDVLPYALPYEFFRFAKPDGEMAGNYNDLIAQIYYGNYDAVVGDVTITANRSNYVDFTMPFTETGVSMVVSTKDNRKKNAWAFLKPLTWGLWVTSGCSFVFIGFVVWVLEHRINNNFRGPPSHQIGTSLWFSFSTMVYAHREKVVSNLGRFVVVVWIFVVLILVQSYTASLTSHLTVEQLSPTITDVNQLLKNKMNVGYLKGSFVYGILKNLSFSDSQLITYQSPGECHELFLKGSVNGGIDAAFLEAAYFKHFLGTYSCSKYVMVGPRYKTGGLGFAFPKGSPLVADISRAILNVTQGDKMRTIENAWFKEPSCLVSSSEISSNNNLGLESFWGLFLIAGIASLLALLIFMVTFIYQHKHILLNNDPITSIWRRVCIFVRIFDQRDLNCHTFEKSENKNENSNNSHDDDLGAVEISLGTHCPPSPSSQTELNVSVHGDFSPNTVIDVGCNGEINIQET, encoded by the exons ATGGTGAAGATGGATAATCCCTCAATTATGATATTCATGATTATAACTTGTTTGGTTGTAAATATGTTGGGTGGTGGAATGGCACAAATTAGAAACGAGAGTAGTGTTGTAGTGAAAGTTGGAGCTGTACTTGATGTTAGCAATGGAACGGTTGGGATAATAGGATTGAGCTGCATCAACATGGCTCTCTCAGATTTCTATGAATCTCATTCTCATTACAAAACCAGAATTCAAATCATCGTTAGGGATTCTCATAAGGACGTCGTCACTTCAGCCGCACACG CTCTGGATCTCATAAAAAATGAGGAAGTGCAAGCAATCATAGGACCAATAACAACAATGGAAGCAAATTTCGTGATTCAAATAGGAGAAAAAGCACACATACCCATTGTAACCTTTTCAGCAACAAGCCCTTCACTAGCATCACTTCAAAGTCCATATTTTTTCCAAATATCACAAATTGATTCAGCTCAAGTAAAAGTCATCACCACAATTATCCAAGCTTTTGGTTGGAAACAAGTTATCCCCATTTACATAGACAATAGTTTTGGTGAAGGACTCATACCTTATTTAACCAACGTTCTTCAACAAGCCAATATCCAAGTTCCATATCTAAGTGCAATTTCTCTTTCAGCCACAGATGATGCTATCACTGATGAGCTTTATAAAATAATGACTACTATACCCACTAGAGTATTTATTGTGCACATGTCACCAAATCTTGGGTCTAAACTTTTTACCTTAGCAAAAAAAATTGGGATGATGGGtgaaggctatgtttggatagTAACCGATAGTATGGCTAATTTGTTCAATTCATTGAATTTGAATGTGTGGGAATCAATGGAAGGAGTAATTGGTGTGAGGACTTATATTCCTAGAACAAAAAAGCTAGATGATTTTGGAGTTAGATGGAAAAGAAAATTCATAAGTGACAATCCAACACTTGTTGACATAAATTTGAACATTTTTGGTATATGGGCTTATGATGCTACAATTGCATTGGCAATGGCTATTGAGAAAGTTGGAATTGGAAACACCAAATTTGGTTACAATGAGAGCAACACATTAAGCAATTACTACATACCTAGTTTTGAAAAGTTTGGTATTGCTCAAAATGGTGAGAAATTGAGTGAAGCTTTGTCAAACGCTCGCTTTAAAGGTCTTAGTGGTGATTTCAATGTTGTTGATGGGAAGCTACAAGCATCAATATTTGAGATAATCAATGTGATTGGTAATGGAGAAAAGAGGGTTGGATTTTGGACACCAAATAAAGGGCTGGCTAGAAATTTGGATACCAAGGGTCTAATAAGCAATAATAGCATATATTCTAGTTCTAAAAATGATCTTGGATCAATCATATGGCCAGGGGATATATATTCTATTCCAAAGGGATGGGAAATTCCAACTATTGGGAAGAAGTTGAGGATAGGTGTTCCAGTTAAAAAAGGAGATAATTATGCTGAATTTGTGAAAGTAACATATGATCATAATACCAATAAAACAGATGCCACTGGATTCTGCATTGATGTCTTCAAAGCTGTAGTCGATGTTTTGCCTTACGCCTTACCATATGAATTTTTTCGATTTGCAAAGCCTGATGGTGAAATGGCTGGAAACTACAATGACTTGATCGCTCAAATTTATTACGGG AACTATGATGCAGTAGTGGGGGATGTAACAATCACTGCAAACAGATCCAACTATGTTGATTTCACAATGCCATTCACAGAAACTGGTGTATCAATGGTTGTTTCAACGAAAGACAACAGGAAGAAAAATGCATGGGCATTTTTGAAACCATTGACATGGGGTCTTTGGGTAACATCAGGTTGTTCATTTGTATTCATTGGATTTGTTGTATGGGTTCTTGAACATAGAATAAACAACAATTTCAGGGGACCACCCTCTCATCAGATTGGCACAAGTTTATGGTTTTCATTTTCAACTATGGTCTATGCTCATA GAGAGAAAGTGGTGAGCAACTTGGGTAGATTTGTGGTGGTCGTATGGATTTTTGTGGTTCTAATTTTGGTTCAAAGTTACACTGCAAGCTTGACTTCACACTTAACAGTTGAACAACTAAGTCCAACTATTACAGATGTTAACCAACTTCTAAAGAATAAAATGAATGTTGGCTATCTTAAAGGTTCTTTTGTTTATGGAATTTTAAAGAACTTGAGTTTTTCAGACTCTCAGCTCATTACTTATCAATCACCAGGAGAATGTCATGAGCTTTTCCTAAAAGGAAGTGTAAATGGTGGCATTGATGCAGCTTTTCTTGAGGCTGCATATTTTAAGCACTTTCTTGGGACTTATAGTTGTTCAAAGTATGTCATGGTTGGACCAAGATATAAAACTGGTGGTCTTGGTTTT GCCTTTCCAAAAGGTTCACCTCTTGTAGCCGACATTTCTCGGGCAATTCTAAACGTCACTCAAGGAGACAAAATGAGAACAATTGAGAATGCATGGTTCAAAGAACCTAGTTGTCTAGTTTCTAGTTCAGAAATTTCCTCAAATAACAATCTTGGACTTGAAAGTTTTTGGGGACTGTTTCTCATTGCAGGGATTGCTTCCTTATTGGCACTACTAATCTTTATGGTAACTTTTATATATCAGCACAAACATATTTTGTTAAACAATGATCCAATTACTTCAATATGGCGACGAGTTTGCATCTTTGTAAGGATATTTGATCAAAGAGACTTGAATTGTCACACATTtgaaaaaagtgaaaataagaATGAAAATAGTAACAATTCTCATGACGACGATTTAGGTGCAGTTGAGATCTCTCTAGGCACACATTGTCCTCCTAGTCCATCTAGTCAAACTGAATTAAACGTTTCAGTTCATGGCGATTTTAGTCCCAACACGGTAATAGATGTTGGATGCAACGGTGAAATTAACATCCAAGAAACATGA
- the LOC123895745 gene encoding glutamate receptor 2.7-like: MILIVIITCWCLNMLGGGMAQIRNESNVVVKVGAVLDISNGTVGIIGLSCINMALSDFYHSHSHYKTRIQIILRDSHKDVLTAGAQALDLIKNEKVQAIMGPTTTMQANFVIQLGDKAHVPIVTFSATSPSLASLQSPYFFQISQIDSAQVKAITSIIQAFGWKQVVPIYIDNSFGEGLIPYLTNALQQANIQLPYLSAISLSATDDAITQELYKIMTIISTRVFVVHMSTNLGSKLFTLAKKIGMMSQGYVWIVTDSMANLFSSFDFTVKESMEGVLGVRTYIPKTNKLDGFGVRWKRKFISHNPTLVDTNLNIFGIWAYDATIALAMAIEKVGIGNTNFGYNESNTSSNYYMPNFEKFGIAQNGEKLSEALSKTRFKGLSGDFNVVDGKLQAPIFEIINMIGDEEKRVGFWTPNKGLARNLDRKGQISNNIIYSTSKNDLGSIIWPGDVYSISKGWEIPTVGKKLKIGVPVKYGDNYTEFLKITYDRGTNKTEATGFCIDVFKAVLDILPYELPYEFLAYAKPDGEMAGSYNDLISQIYYGNYDAVVGDVTIIANRSNYVDFTMPYTESGVTMVVSMKDNRKKNAWAFLKPLTWDLWVASACSLIFIGFVVWVLEHRINDDFRGPPSHQIGTSLWFSFSTVVYAHREKVVSNLARFVVVVWLFVVLILVQSYTASLTSLLTVEQLSPTITDVNQLLKNKMNVGYLKGSFVYGILKNLGFPDSQLITYQSPEECNELFIKGSVNGGIDAAFDEVPYVKHFLGIYSCSKYVMVEPKFKTGGFGYAFPKGSPLVADISRAILNVTQGGKIKTIENTWFREPSCLNSNTDIFLNNNLGLESFWGLFLIAGICSLSALLIFLVTFLYQHNHIWLYNNSNTSIWRRFRVLVRIFDQKDLNCHAFKKSENKKESSDSPCSFEASPGTHCPPSPSSQTESNVSVYGDFSFSPNIEMDVVQITNQEVAPVNNCEINSQATANMTSSTFVTSSP; the protein is encoded by the exons ATGATATTAATCGTTATAATAACTTGTTGGTGTTTAAATATGTTGGGTGGTGGAATGGCACAAATTAGAAACGAGAGTAATGTTGTAGTGAAAGTTGGAGCTGTACTTGATATTAGCAATGGAACGGTTGGTATAATAGGATTGAGCTGCATCAACATGGCTCTCTCAGATTTCTATCACTCTCATTCTCATTACAAAACTAGAATCCAAATCATCCTTAGAGATTCTCATAAGGATGTTCTCACTGCCGGTGCACAGG CTCTGGatctcataaaaaatgagaaagtGCAAGCAATTATGggaccaacaacaacaatgcaAGCAAATTTTGTGATTCAACTAGGAGACAAAGCACATGTCCCCATTGTAACCTTTTCAGCAACAAGCCCTTCACTAGCATCACTTCAAAGTCCATATTTTTTCCAAATATCACAAATTGATTCAGCTCAAGTTAAAGCCATCACCTCAATTATTCAAGCTTTTGGTTGGAAACAAGTTGTCCCCATTTACATTGACAATAGTTTTGGTGAAGGACTCATACCTTATTTAACCAATGCTCTTCAACAAGCCAATATTCAACTTCCCTATCTAAGTGCAATTTCTCTTTCAGCCACAGATGATGCTATCACTCAAGAGCTTTATAAAATAATGACTATTATATCCACTAGAGTATTTGTTGTTCATATGTCAACAAATCTTGGGTCTAAACTTTTTACCTTAGCAAAAAAAATTGGGATGATGAGtcaaggctatgtttggatagTAACCGATAGTATGGCTAATTTATTCAGTTCATTTGATTTTACTGTGAAGGAATCAATGGAAGGAGTATTGGGTGTTAGGACTTATATTCCAAAAACAAATAAGCTAGATGGTTTTGGAGTTAGATGGAAAAGAAAATTCATTAGTCACAATCCAACTCTTGTTGACACAAATTTGAACATTTTTGGAATATGGGCTTATGATGCTACAATTGCATTAGCAATGGCTATTGAGAAGGTTGGAATTGGAAACACAAACTTTGGTTACAATGAGAGCAACACATCAAGCAACTATTACATGCCTAATTTTGAAAAGTTTGGTATTGCACAAAATGGTGAGAAATTGAGTGAAGCTTTGTCAAAAACTAGATTTAAAGGTCTTAGTGGTGATTTCAATGTTGTTGATGGGAAGTTACAAGCACCAATATTTGAGATAATTAATATGATTGGCGATGAAGAAAAAAGGGTTGGATTTTGGACACCAAATAAAGGATTGGCTAGAAATTTGGACAGAAAAGGGCAAATTAGCAATAATATCATATATTCTACATCTAAAAATGATCTTGGTTCAATCATATGGCCAGGGGATGTGTACTCTATTTCAAAGGGATGGGAAATTCCTACTGTTGGGAAGAAACTGAAGATAGGAGTTCCTGTTAAATATGGAGATAACTACACTGAATTCTTGAAAATAACATATGATCGTGGTACCAATAAAACAGAAGCCACTGGATTCTGCATTGATGTCTTCAAAGCTGTCTTGGATATTTTGCCCTACGAATTACCATACGAATTTCTTGCATATGCAAAGCCTGATGGTGAGATGGCAGGAAGCTACAATGACTTAATTTCTCAAATTTATTATGGG AACTATGATGCAGTAGTGGGAGATGTAACAATCATTGCAAATAGATCCAACTATGTTGATTTCACAATGCCATACACAGAATCCGGTGTTACAATGGTTGTTTCAATGAAAGACAATAGGAAGAAAAATGCATGGGCTTTTTTGAAGCCACTGACATGGGATCTTTGGGTAGCATCAGCTTGTTCACTTATATTCATTGGATTCGTTGTATGGGTTCTTGAACATCGAATAAACGACGACTTTAGAGGACCACCCTCTCATCAGATTGGTACAAGTTTATGGTTTTCCTTCTCAACTGTGGTTTATGCTCATA GAGAGAAAGTGGTTAGCAACTTGGCTAGATTTGTGGTGGTTGTATGGCTTTTTGTGGTTCTAATTCTAGTTCAAAGTTACACTGCAAGCTTGACTTCATTGTTAACAGTTGAACAACTAAGTCCAACAATTACAGATGTTAACCAACTTCTAAAGAATAAAATGAATGTTGGCTATCTCAAAGGTTCTTTTGTTTATGGAATTTTGAAGAACTTGGGTTTTCCAGATTCTCAACTCATTACTTATCAATCACCTGAAGAATGTAATGAACTTTTCATAAAAGGAAGTGTAAATGGTGGAATTGATGCCGCTTTTGATGAAGTTCCCTATGTTAAGCACTTTCTTGGAATTTATAGTTGTTCAAAGTATGTCATGGTCGAACCAAAATTTAAAACGGGTGGTTTTGGCTAT GCGTTTCCAAAAGGTTCACCTCTTGTAGCTGACATTTCTAGGGCAATCCTAAATGTGACTCAGGGAggcaaaataaaaacaattgaGAATACATGGTTCAGAGAACCAAGTTGTCTAAATTCCAACACAGATATTTTCTTAAATAACAATCTTGGACTTGAAAGCTTTTGGGGACTGTTTCTCATAGCAGGGATTTGTTCCCTGTCAGCACTCCTAATCTTTTTGGTGACATTCCTATATCAGCACAACCACATTTGGTTATACAATAATTCAAACACTTCAATATGGCGACGATTTCGCGTCTTAGTAAGGATATTTGATCAAAAAGACCTGAATTGTCACGCATTcaagaaaagtgaaaataaaaaggaaagcAGTGACAGTCCTTGTTCATTTGAGGCATCTCCAGGAACACATTGTCCTCCTAGTCCATCTAGTCAAACTGAATCAAATGTTTCGGTTTATGGCGATTTTAGTTTTAGTCCAAACATAGAAATGGATGTTGTGCAAATTACTAATCAAGAAGTTGCTCCTGTGAACAACTGTGAAATTAACTCACAAGCAACAGCCAACATGACCTCATCTACATTTGTAACATCCAGCCCATAA